CACCGGCCACTCGCCCGCTGATCAAATACACCGCCTTGAAGCTCGGCCCTGAAAAGGGCAACAGCCTGCACCTGAACCAACTGTTCAAAGGCACCCCCGCCAAACTCGCCGCCAAGTTGGCGGGCCTGCCCAAACCGACGAATTGCCTATGACCGACTACCCGGCACTGACCCTCGAAACGCCCGCTGAACACCCTTTCGCCCAGTTCGTACGGATCCTCGGCAAAGGCAAGCGCGGCGCCCGTGACCTGACCCGAGAAGAAGCCCACCAGGCCATGGGCATGGTGCTCGACGAACAGGTCGAGGAAACCCAGCTCGGCGCGTTCCTGATGCTGTTGCGCCATAAAGAAGAAAGCGCCGAGGAAATGGCCGGGTTCACCGAGGCCTTGCGTGAGCGCTTGCAGGCACCGGCATTGAAGGTCGATCTGGACTGGCCGACCTATGCCGGCAAGAAGCGTCATCTACCGTGGTATCTGCTGGCGGCCAAGTGCCTGGCGCAGAACGGCGTGCGAATTTTCATGCACGGTGGCGGCGCGCACACCGCAGGCCGGCTGTACAGCGAGCAGTTGCTCGAGACATTGCAGATCCCGCTGTGCCGTAACTGGCAGCAGGTGGACGCCGCACTGGATAACGGTGGCCTGGCCTTCATGCCGCTGGTGGACTGGGCACCGCAACTGCAGCGCATGATCGATTTGCGCAACACCCTGGGCCTGCGCTCGCCGATCCATTCCCTGGCGCGCATTCTCAATCCATTAAACGCCCGCTGCGGTCTGCAAAGCATTTTCCACCCCGGTTATCAGGCGGTACATCGCGAGGCCAGCGGCCTGCTCGGCGACACGGCCATCGTGATCAAGGGCGATGGCGGCGAGATCGAGATCAACCCGGACGCCGACAGTCATCTGTACGGCACCACCGGCGGTGAAAGCTGGGATGAAGAATGGCCGCAACTGTCGAGCCAGCGCCACGTGAAACCCGCTTCGCTGGAGATCGAACACCTGAAAGCCGTCTGGCGCGGCGATGTCGTCGACAGCTATCCGCAGATGGCGTTGATGTCGACCATGGCCCTCGCCTTGCGCGGCCTTGGCCAATCCCGCGAGCAGGCCTTTGAAACCGCACAGAAATACTGGGACGCTCGAGACAAATCGATTTAATCGATGATGACTCTTTAGTATTTGCGCTTTTTTATCGAACCTATGGGAATAGACTCTTCTCCAACGCTTATTGGTTGAGGAGTCTTGAACATGGGTTTGCTCGTTGAAGGTCAATGGCAGGACAAGTGGTACGAAAGCAGCAAAGACGGTGCGTTCCAGCGGGAACAGGCGCAGCGGCGCAACTGGGTCACCGCTGACGGCCAGCCTGGCCCGAGCGGTGTCGGTGGCTTTGCTGCCGAAGCCGGTCGCTATCACCTCTATGTGTCCCTGGCCTGTCCGTGGGCCCATCGCACGCTGATCCTGCGCAAGCTCAAGGGGCTGGAAAGTCTGATCGATGTGTCGGTTGTCAGCTGGCTGATGCTGGAAAACGGCTGGACCTTCGACAAAACCCTGGGCTCTACCGGCGACAAGCTCGATCATTTTGACTTCATGCACCAGCGCTACACCGCCGATACGGCCAACTACACCGGCCGCGTGACCGTGCCGGTGCTGTGGGACAAGCAGCAGAAACGCATCGTCAGCAATGAATCGTCGGAAATCATCCGCATGTTCAACAGCGCCTTCGATGACTTGACCGGCAACGACCTGGACTTCTATCCGCAACCACTACGCGCCGAAATCGACGCGCTGAACGAACGGATCTATCCGGCGGTAAACAACGGCGTGTACCGCGCCGGATTTGCCACGTCGCAGCAGGCTTACGAACAAGCCTTCGATGAGGTGTTTGCCGAACTGGATCATCTGGAAAGCGTGTTGGATGCCAATCGTTACCTGGCCGGCGAATACCTGACCGAAGCGGACATCCGCCTGTTCACCACGTTGATTCGCTTTGACGCGGTGTATCACGGGCACTTCAAGTGCAACCTGCGACGGATTGCCGATTATCCGAACCTGTCGAACTGGCTGCGGGAGATGTATCAGTGGCCGGGGATTGCCGAGACCGTGGACTTCACCCACATCAAGAACCACTACTACGGCAGTCACAAGACCATCAACCCGACCGGTGTGGTGCCGAAAGGGCCGGAGCAGAATTTCACCGTGGCTCATGACCGGGCGCGGTTGAGTGGGAAAGGGGTTTGGCGCAGGGCTTGAGATTTGCGCGGGCTTTGAGGGCCTCATCGCGAGCAAGCTATGCTCCCACAGAAGATTTGTGAACGACACGAAACTTATGTGGGAGCAAAGCTTGCTCGCGATGGGGGTGATGCGGTTTCTAAACTTGCCCCTGAGCCCCTTCGAACCACGCCAGCTTCTCGCGCAGTTGCACCACTTCACCCACGATCACCAATGTCGGCGCATGCACTTCATGCTCCGCCACCAGTTGTGGCAGATCCGCCAGGGTGCCGATAAACACCCGCTGATTGACGGTGGTGCCCTGCTGGATCAAGGCCGCTGGAGTATCTGAGCCGCGACCGTGCTTGATCAGCTGTTCACAGATGATCGGCAAGCCCACCAGGCCCATGTAGAACACCAGGGTTTGCGCCGGAGCCACCAGATCGGCCCACGGCAGATCGGTCGTTCCATCTTTGAGGTGACCGGTGACGAACCGCACCGACTGCGCGTAATCGCGGTGGGTCAGCGGAATCCCGGCGTACGCCGCGCAACCGCTGGCTGCGGTGATACCCGGGACCACCTGGAACGGGATGCCATGGGCCGCCAGTTCCTCGATCTCTTCCCCGCCACGCCCGAAGATGAACGGATCACCGCCCTTCAAGCGCACCACGCGCTTACCCGCCTTGGCCAGGTCCACCAGTTGCTGGTTGATCTGGTCCTGCGGCACGGCGTGATCGGCGCGGCGCTTGCCGACGTAGACGCGCTCGGCATCACGACGGCACAACTCCAGAATCGCCGGCGCCACCAGGCGGTCATACAGCACCACGTCAGCCTGCTGCATCAGGCGCAAGGCGCGGAAGGTCAGCAGGTCCGGGTCACCGGGACCGGCACCCACCAGATACACCTCGCCGGTGGCCACCGGAGCTTCGCCATCCACTTTTGCCTGCAGCAGGCGCTCGGCTTCGGCGCCCTGCCCGGCCAGTTGCCGGTCGGCAATCGGGCCCTGGAATACGTCTTCCCAGAACGCCCGGCGCTGCTGGACATCCGGAAAGAGGTTCTTCACTTGATGGCGGAATCGTGCCGCCAGGCCGGCCAGTTGACCGTAGGTGGAAGGAATCCAGGTTTCGATCTTGGCGCGGATCAAGCGCGCCAGCACCGGCGCGTCACCACCGCTGGAAACAGCGATGATCAACGGCGAGCGGTCGACGATGGCCGGGAAGATCACGCTGCACA
This genomic interval from Pseudomonas putida contains the following:
- the cysG gene encoding siroheme synthase CysG — encoded protein: MKYLPLFHNLRGSRVLVVGGGEIALRKSRLLADAGALLRVVAPEIEQQLRELVAASGGECLSRGYVETDLDGCGLIIAATDDESLNAQVSADAHRRCVPVNVVDAPALCSVIFPAIVDRSPLIIAVSSGGDAPVLARLIRAKIETWIPSTYGQLAGLAARFRHQVKNLFPDVQQRRAFWEDVFQGPIADRQLAGQGAEAERLLQAKVDGEAPVATGEVYLVGAGPGDPDLLTFRALRLMQQADVVLYDRLVAPAILELCRRDAERVYVGKRRADHAVPQDQINQQLVDLAKAGKRVVRLKGGDPFIFGRGGEEIEELAAHGIPFQVVPGITAASGCAAYAGIPLTHRDYAQSVRFVTGHLKDGTTDLPWADLVAPAQTLVFYMGLVGLPIICEQLIKHGRGSDTPAALIQQGTTVNQRVFIGTLADLPQLVAEHEVHAPTLVIVGEVVQLREKLAWFEGAQGQV
- a CDS encoding glutathione S-transferase family protein, translated to MGLLVEGQWQDKWYESSKDGAFQREQAQRRNWVTADGQPGPSGVGGFAAEAGRYHLYVSLACPWAHRTLILRKLKGLESLIDVSVVSWLMLENGWTFDKTLGSTGDKLDHFDFMHQRYTADTANYTGRVTVPVLWDKQQKRIVSNESSEIIRMFNSAFDDLTGNDLDFYPQPLRAEIDALNERIYPAVNNGVYRAGFATSQQAYEQAFDEVFAELDHLESVLDANRYLAGEYLTEADIRLFTTLIRFDAVYHGHFKCNLRRIADYPNLSNWLREMYQWPGIAETVDFTHIKNHYYGSHKTINPTGVVPKGPEQNFTVAHDRARLSGKGVWRRA
- a CDS encoding glycosyl transferase family protein; translation: MTDYPALTLETPAEHPFAQFVRILGKGKRGARDLTREEAHQAMGMVLDEQVEETQLGAFLMLLRHKEESAEEMAGFTEALRERLQAPALKVDLDWPTYAGKKRHLPWYLLAAKCLAQNGVRIFMHGGGAHTAGRLYSEQLLETLQIPLCRNWQQVDAALDNGGLAFMPLVDWAPQLQRMIDLRNTLGLRSPIHSLARILNPLNARCGLQSIFHPGYQAVHREASGLLGDTAIVIKGDGGEIEINPDADSHLYGTTGGESWDEEWPQLSSQRHVKPASLEIEHLKAVWRGDVVDSYPQMALMSTMALALRGLGQSREQAFETAQKYWDARDKSI